The sequence CAACCCCTCCACCGGCACGCTGCTCCAGGTCGGCGGGCTGGTGGGAAATTCCTACGGCCGCTTCTACGGCGATGCCCGGGGATTTGCGCACCCCTTCTTCGGTACCGTGGTGGCCGGGCGGGTGACGGCGGTAAGCACATCCGGCAACGCCCCCCTGAGTTCCGGGTACGAGCTCCACCTCTGGGAAGAGTCGCGGTGGCAGTACGGCGGCCAGGAGACCAATCGCGGCCTCGTGGGCGGACGGTTGCTCGACGCCGACCAGCTCTCCGCCTCGCTCGAGGTGCGACAGACAATCCTCGATGTCGGGGATTTCGGCGGTGCCGGGGTCATCGGGTTCCTCGACGTCGGCCGAGTCTTCCCGGAGGGTGGGCTCTCGCTCACCACCGACGGTATGGCACTCTCCGGCGGCGTCGGACTCCTCTTCCGCGCGCTGAAGGCGGGCATCATGACCCTCAACTTCGCGTGGGGCCCCGACGGGTACGTCTTCTCTGCCAACACGGGGTGGAGTTTCTAGCCGACCGATTACTTTCCCTGCATGGCTGAACCCACCCCCGCAAAACCGAAGGTCAATTACAAGGCCGCGTGGGCCGAAGCCCGCGAGGTCGTCTGGGACTATCGCTTCCGCCTGGCACTCGGCCTGTGCCTGATGCTGCTGAGCCGTCTGGCCGGGCTCGTCCTGCCCGCCTCCTCCAAATACCTCATCGACGACGTGATCGGGAAGCAGCACGCCCAGCTGCTGCCGTGGATCGCCTTGGCGGTCGGCGTGGCCACACTGGTGCAGGCCGTGACCGGCTTCGCCCTCTCGCAAGTGCTTGGCGTCGCCGCGCAGCGGGCCATCACCGACATGCGGAAGCGGGTCCAGGCCCACGTGGCCCGGCTCCCGGTCAGCTATTTCGATTCGACGAAGACGGGCGTGCTGATCTCGCGGATCATGTCGGACGCGGAGGGCATCCGGAACCTGGTCGGAACCGGCCTGGTGCAACTGGTCGGCGGGTTCGTGACCGCGGCCATCGCGGTGGGCGTGCTCTTCTGGCTCAACTGGAAACTCACCGCCGTCACGCTTACCGTCCTGATCATTTTCGGC is a genomic window of Gemmatimonadales bacterium containing:
- a CDS encoding ABC transporter ATP-binding protein, which codes for MAEPTPAKPKVNYKAAWAEAREVVWDYRFRLALGLCLMLLSRLAGLVLPASSKYLIDDVIGKQHAQLLPWIALAVGVATLVQAVTGFALSQVLGVAAQRAITDMRKRVQAHVARLPVSYFDSTKTGVLISRIMSDAEGIRNLVGTGLVQLVGGFVTAAIAVGVLFWLNWKLTAVTLTVLIIFG